AGGATGGCCAGCTGATATTCATTTAATTGGTAAAGATATACTTAGATTTCATGCCGTCTATTGGCCTGCAATGCTCATTTCCGCTGGTATGAAAGTTCCTAAAAAAGTTTTAGGACATGGGTTCCTTACCAGAGAAGGTAAAAAAATGGGTAAAAGTTTAGGAAATGTACTCGACCCTGACCTATTGCTCTCTAAGTATGGAAATGATCCTGTAAGGTGGTACCTGATTAAAGATATAGCACTTGGTAATGATGGAGATTTTCAAGATAAAAGATTTGTTGACATTATCAATAATGACTTAGCCAATACAATTGGCAACTTACTAAATAGAACATCATCTATGTCTAGAAAATGGTTTGATAATAAAGTGCCTAATAATGAAAAGACATTAAGTGAAAAAAAATTAGAGAATTTTGCTAAAAATGCGGTAGAAAATTATATTCATAAATTTGATAAATACAATTTAGATCTAGCCGCTAATGAAGCGCTTAGCCTAGCTATTAATACAAATTTATATTTAAATGATAATCAACCATGGTTATTAATAAAAGAGAAAGATAAATTGCCTATTGTTAAAGAAATTATTTACAACGTATTAGAAAGTACACGAATAATAGGATTATTATTACTACCTTTATTACCAGAATTATCATCAAAAATAAATGAACAACTAGGTTCTTTATACAAAGAAGAAATTCCTTGGAAACAACAATTAAAATGGGGATTATTAATTAGTAACTCTAGCCTTCCTAAACCCACTCCAATAATAAATAAGCTTGAGTATGAATAACATAAATAGATTAATAATTTTCTTTCCATTTGTTATTCTTGGATGTGCTCCTAATGTAATTGAAGAATATAAAGTAATCCAGAAAATAGACAGTTTAGATATGAATATTTTC
This window of the Prochlorococcus sp. MIT 1314 genome carries:
- the metG gene encoding methionine--tRNA ligase; amino-acid sequence: MTFVITTPLYYVNDKPHLGSVYTTIICDAIARYKRLIGEDVIFITGVDEHGLKIQRTANEKGIEPKSHCDEISEVFNINWKNWNISFDKFIRTSSKNHEFVVNEFYERVKASDDIYMGVQKGWYCVGCEEFKDNPENSSTYKCPIHQKNLEWKNEENLFFRLSKYQKEIENIINEPSFIEPIERKNEIINFVSRGLKDFSISRTNVTWGIPVPDYDNHTFYVWFDALLGYVSAISSDSTEHSLEKSINGGWPADIHLIGKDILRFHAVYWPAMLISAGMKVPKKVLGHGFLTREGKKMGKSLGNVLDPDLLLSKYGNDPVRWYLIKDIALGNDGDFQDKRFVDIINNDLANTIGNLLNRTSSMSRKWFDNKVPNNEKTLSEKKLENFAKNAVENYIHKFDKYNLDLAANEALSLAINTNLYLNDNQPWLLIKEKDKLPIVKEIIYNVLESTRIIGLLLLPLLPELSSKINEQLGSLYKEEIPWKQQLKWGLLISNSSLPKPTPIINKLEYE